A genomic stretch from Candidatus Hydrogenisulfobacillus filiaventi includes:
- a CDS encoding protein of unknown function (Evidence 5 : Unknown function), protein MGFEPTRQLLDRLPDFESGSFNQLRHLSALAPRRESYIITNAGPEKSP, encoded by the coding sequence GTGGGATTCGAACCCACGAGGCAGCTTTTGGACCGCCTACCCGATTTCGAGTCGGGCTCCTTCAACCAGCTCAGACACCTCTCCGCGCTGGCGCCACGGCGCGAGTCTTATATTATCACGAACGCCGGGCCTGAAAAAAGCCCCTGA
- a CDS encoding DNA polymerase III subunits gamma and tau, which yields MAREALYRTYRPRTFGDVVGQDPVVETLRQAVLHGRLTHAYLFSGPRGTGKTSVARILAKAVNCEAPRDGEPCLACASCRAVEQGSHLDVIEVDAASNRGIDEVRDIKERLQHAPVMGSRKVYIIDEVHMLSQEAANALLKTLEEPPPHILFVLATTDPQKLPATVLSRCQRFAFRRLPVSLIVSRLEGVLEREGVAFDREALETVAEAADGGLRDALSLLDQVLAMDPAGEARLATTRELVGSLDGTTLEQVLRAMAAADAPGLMAALEAAYAQGRDPRQILRDVARQLRDVIVYHQVGEAALPAHRRERAAGLAAAGWRHPREPGRWFGALERLAAAEDRLRGSFPAPLVLELALFQAMEMLSGEPPASGTATTGRPVQEAGRTERPRVAAEGPSGATAAVPAAAPGPPEGDRWERLVAYLHRKRKLPVVSLLAEARVSEEAGTLVVTLAYPTWVEQMTGSKLAAFQEALRAAYGPEWQVRFQPPGGESPTMEAGNPRPGDDELLRRVREVFGPEVRVEGFGPGGDAG from the coding sequence ATGGCTCGCGAAGCCCTATACCGCACCTATCGTCCCCGGACCTTCGGGGACGTCGTCGGGCAGGATCCGGTAGTGGAAACCCTGCGCCAGGCGGTGCTGCATGGCCGTCTTACCCATGCCTACCTGTTTTCAGGACCTCGAGGCACGGGTAAGACCTCAGTGGCCCGGATTCTGGCCAAGGCCGTCAACTGCGAGGCGCCCCGGGACGGGGAACCGTGTCTGGCCTGTGCCTCCTGCCGTGCCGTGGAACAGGGCAGCCATCTGGATGTGATTGAGGTTGACGCTGCCTCCAACCGCGGTATCGACGAGGTGCGGGACATCAAGGAGCGACTGCAGCATGCCCCGGTGATGGGCAGCCGTAAGGTGTACATTATCGACGAAGTGCACATGCTCTCCCAGGAGGCAGCCAATGCCCTCTTGAAGACCTTGGAGGAGCCGCCGCCCCATATCCTCTTTGTGCTGGCCACCACCGATCCCCAGAAGCTGCCGGCTACGGTGCTCTCCCGCTGTCAACGCTTCGCTTTCCGGCGGCTGCCGGTGTCCTTGATCGTCAGCCGGCTGGAGGGAGTGCTGGAGCGGGAAGGAGTGGCGTTCGACCGGGAGGCCCTGGAGACCGTGGCGGAAGCAGCCGATGGTGGACTGCGGGATGCCCTCAGCCTGCTGGATCAGGTGCTGGCCATGGACCCCGCCGGCGAGGCCCGTCTGGCCACCACCCGGGAGCTGGTGGGCAGCCTCGACGGCACAACCCTCGAACAGGTGCTGCGGGCGATGGCGGCCGCAGATGCCCCCGGCCTGATGGCTGCGCTGGAGGCCGCCTACGCTCAGGGCCGCGACCCCCGCCAAATCCTGCGGGATGTGGCGCGCCAGCTACGGGATGTAATCGTGTATCATCAAGTTGGGGAAGCAGCGCTGCCGGCCCATCGGCGGGAACGGGCGGCAGGTCTGGCGGCAGCTGGCTGGCGGCACCCGCGGGAGCCCGGGCGCTGGTTTGGCGCCCTGGAACGTCTGGCGGCGGCGGAGGATCGGCTGCGGGGTTCGTTTCCGGCGCCTCTAGTGCTGGAGCTGGCCTTGTTTCAGGCCATGGAAATGTTGAGCGGGGAACCGCCGGCGTCGGGGACAGCAACAACGGGCCGGCCCGTGCAGGAAGCCGGACGGACGGAACGGCCCCGCGTGGCAGCCGAGGGCCCTTCCGGGGCAACGGCCGCAGTGCCGGCAGCCGCTCCGGGCCCCCCGGAGGGTGACCGCTGGGAGCGCCTGGTCGCCTATCTGCATCGGAAGCGCAAGCTGCCGGTGGTGAGCTTGCTTGCGGAAGCCCGTGTCTCGGAGGAGGCGGGCACCCTGGTGGTGACCTTGGCCTATCCGACCTGGGTGGAGCAGATGACGGGGTCGAAGCTGGCTGCCTTTCAAGAGGCACTGCGGGCCGCTTATGGACCGGAGTGGCAGGTACGGTTTCAGCCCCCGGGAGGGGAATCCCCGACTATGGAGGCGGGCAACCCGCGTCCGGGGGACGACGAGCTGCTGCGGCGGGTTCGCGAGGTGTTCGGGCCTGAGGTCCGGGTAGAGGGTTTCGGCCCCGGCGGGGACGCCGGATAG
- a CDS encoding Phosphoglycolate phosphatase: MKAARNSSREGTAISRLIIWDYDGTLAWSLPQQLAAFNAAVVRALGHALEPEAITARFGPPDEGVIAGLVPRARYPEAVREFYETYRRLEPATEVVPELLAFIRESRRQGVHHAVVTNKGRVSATISLRHKGLGPALDAIVTGDDMRAPKPDPDGLEQAIALAARRGFTGSRREVAFVGDSPGDVLAARAAGVVAFWVAYGRLHDRLPPEVVPDGMAETPAALLHLLEAWLAG, translated from the coding sequence TTGAAGGCCGCCAGGAACTCTAGCAGGGAGGGTACGGCCATATCGCGCCTCATTATCTGGGATTATGACGGGACCCTGGCCTGGTCCCTGCCGCAGCAGCTGGCGGCCTTTAATGCCGCGGTGGTCCGGGCGCTCGGCCATGCCTTGGAGCCCGAGGCCATCACCGCCCGGTTCGGGCCCCCCGACGAGGGGGTCATTGCCGGCCTAGTCCCGCGGGCCCGCTATCCGGAGGCGGTGCGGGAGTTTTACGAGACCTACCGCCGCCTGGAGCCTGCGACGGAGGTGGTGCCCGAACTGCTGGCCTTCATCCGGGAGAGCCGCCGGCAGGGGGTGCACCATGCGGTGGTAACCAATAAGGGCCGGGTCAGCGCCACCATCTCGCTGCGCCACAAGGGACTGGGGCCGGCGCTGGATGCGATTGTAACGGGCGATGATATGCGGGCACCGAAGCCGGACCCCGACGGCCTGGAACAGGCCATCGCGCTGGCGGCCCGCCGGGGCTTCACCGGCAGCCGCCGCGAGGTGGCCTTCGTGGGCGACTCGCCGGGTGACGTCCTGGCCGCGCGGGCCGCGGGGGTAGTGGCCTTCTGGGTGGCGTACGGCCGCCTGCATGATCGCCTGCCTCCCGAGGTGGTCCCGGACGGGATGGCAGAGACCCCGGCGGCGCTGCTGCATCTGCTCGAGGCGTGGCTGGCCGGCTAA
- the gltX gene encoding Glutamate--tRNA ligase produces the protein MLVRVRYAPSPTGTLHIGGARTALFNYLFARHTQGAFILRVEDTDRARLVPGSEERMMAGLRQLGLEWDEGPDVGGPYGPYRQSERLERYREAAAALVAAGAAYRCYCTPEELEEQRRARQAQGLPPRYPGTCRALTPEDWERRRGQPYVLRLKVPGEGQTVVDDLIRGRVVFENAVLDDFVIQKADGSPLYNFAVVLDDHDMAITHVIRGEEHLSNTPKQILVARALGFALPQYAHVPMILAPDRSKLSKRHGATAVEEYLEQGILPEALVNYLLLLGWSPVEEREIWDLGEAAAAFSLDRVQKTAAVYDYKKLEWMNGQYLRRVSVARLEEALAPFLARAGVTVEPQPPLAAVVELLRERARTLPELAEQVAYFYQAPATYDPKGVRKHFADPETAARLEGLARRLEAVEPWTRAGIEAAVDAEAAERGLARAALIHPARLAVTGRTVGPGLFELLEVLGRVATVDRLRRTAGNLDAIRSQAVAAAEGGPA, from the coding sequence GTGTTGGTCAGGGTACGGTATGCGCCCAGCCCGACCGGTACCCTCCACATCGGAGGGGCCCGGACGGCGCTTTTTAATTACCTTTTCGCGCGCCATACCCAGGGCGCGTTCATCTTGCGGGTGGAGGATACCGACCGGGCCCGCCTGGTGCCGGGTTCCGAGGAGCGGATGATGGCCGGCCTGCGGCAGCTGGGCCTGGAATGGGACGAGGGGCCGGATGTGGGAGGTCCCTACGGGCCCTACCGCCAGTCCGAACGCCTGGAGCGCTATCGGGAGGCGGCCGCAGCACTGGTGGCGGCCGGCGCCGCCTACCGTTGCTACTGCACTCCCGAGGAGCTGGAGGAGCAACGCCGTGCCCGTCAAGCCCAGGGGCTTCCGCCCCGCTATCCCGGCACCTGCCGGGCCCTGACGCCGGAAGATTGGGAACGGCGCCGCGGCCAGCCCTATGTCCTGCGTCTAAAGGTGCCCGGGGAAGGGCAGACAGTGGTGGACGACCTCATCCGGGGCCGGGTGGTGTTCGAGAACGCGGTTCTCGACGACTTCGTCATCCAGAAAGCTGACGGCAGCCCCCTCTACAACTTTGCCGTGGTGCTGGACGATCACGACATGGCCATCACCCATGTCATCCGGGGTGAGGAGCACCTCAGCAACACCCCCAAGCAGATCCTGGTGGCCCGGGCGTTGGGCTTCGCCCTGCCGCAATACGCCCACGTGCCCATGATCCTGGCCCCGGACCGTAGCAAGCTGTCCAAGCGGCACGGGGCCACAGCGGTGGAGGAATACCTGGAGCAGGGCATCCTGCCCGAGGCGCTGGTCAATTACCTGCTGCTGTTGGGCTGGTCCCCGGTGGAGGAACGGGAGATCTGGGACCTGGGGGAAGCGGCGGCCGCCTTCAGCCTGGATCGGGTGCAGAAGACGGCTGCCGTCTACGACTATAAGAAACTGGAATGGATGAACGGCCAGTACCTGCGCCGGGTGTCCGTCGCGCGTCTGGAGGAGGCGTTGGCCCCCTTTCTGGCGCGAGCGGGCGTGACCGTAGAACCGCAGCCGCCGCTGGCCGCGGTGGTGGAACTGCTGCGGGAACGCGCCCGCACCCTGCCGGAACTGGCGGAACAGGTGGCGTATTTTTATCAGGCGCCGGCCACCTATGACCCCAAGGGGGTCCGCAAGCATTTCGCTGACCCGGAAACCGCCGCGCGGCTCGAGGGGCTGGCCCGCCGCCTGGAAGCGGTGGAGCCCTGGACCCGCGCCGGGATTGAGGCGGCGGTGGACGCCGAGGCAGCGGAACGGGGGCTAGCGCGGGCAGCCCTGATTCACCCCGCCCGCTTGGCTGTTACCGGCCGCACGGTGGGGCCGGGTCTGTTTGAGCTGCTGGAGGTGTTGGGACGGGTGGCGACGGTCGATCGCCTGCGCCGGACGGCCGGCAACCTGGACGCCATCCGGAGCCAGGCCGTAGCCGCGGCCGAAGGAGGACCTGCGTGA
- the tadA gene encoding tRNA specific adenosine A34 deaminase (Evidence 2a : Function from experimental evidences in other organisms; PubMedId : 15677468, 16014871, 16415880, 16700551, 23658230; Product type e : enzyme), translating into MDEEFMALALAEARAAAEEGDVPVGAVLVRDGVVLASDHNRREETKDPTAHAEMLVLRAAAARLGGWRLTDATLYVTLEPCAMCAGALVWARVARVVAATRDPKAGGMVSRYHIGLDGQLNHTVVWEDGPFQEEAAALLRGFFQARRS; encoded by the coding sequence GTGGACGAGGAGTTTATGGCCCTGGCGTTAGCAGAGGCCCGTGCGGCTGCGGAGGAAGGGGACGTGCCGGTTGGGGCGGTGCTGGTGCGGGACGGGGTGGTTCTGGCTAGCGACCATAATCGGCGGGAGGAGACGAAGGACCCTACCGCGCATGCGGAGATGCTGGTATTGCGGGCTGCTGCTGCACGATTGGGTGGCTGGCGTCTGACAGACGCGACGTTGTATGTGACCCTGGAGCCCTGTGCCATGTGTGCCGGGGCGCTGGTTTGGGCCCGGGTAGCACGCGTGGTAGCCGCGACGCGCGATCCCAAGGCGGGTGGCATGGTAAGCCGGTACCACATAGGTCTGGATGGGCAGCTTAACCATACCGTGGTATGGGAGGACGGTCCTTTCCAGGAGGAAGCGGCCGCATTGCTCAGGGGCTTTTTTCAGGCCCGGCGTTCGTGA
- a CDS encoding membrane protein of unknown function (Evidence 5 : Unknown function) — protein MVTVPIPAAATAALLLLALARWPRRLITAARRLAAGLAVLSLWNLAMSGHGWEVGITPATAAVAGILGTPGVLLLLALGILRAP, from the coding sequence ATGGTTACCGTCCCGATCCCGGCCGCTGCCACCGCTGCCCTCCTGCTCCTGGCCCTCGCCCGGTGGCCGCGGCGGCTGATCACGGCGGCGCGCCGCCTGGCGGCAGGCCTGGCGGTGCTGAGCCTTTGGAACCTGGCCATGAGCGGCCACGGCTGGGAAGTGGGCATCACGCCGGCTACGGCGGCGGTGGCGGGGATACTGGGCACGCCGGGGGTGCTGCTCCTGCTGGCATTGGGCATCCTCCGCGCCCCCTGA
- the ebfC gene encoding nucleoid associated protein (Evidence 2a : Function from experimental evidences in other organisms; PubMedId : 16740939, 19208644, 19594923, 20639362, 22333191, 22544270; Product type f : factor) — protein MGMNPGNMQKMMKQVQKLQQDMARVQEELRHETVEAEAGGVVKVVFNGHGQIQSITIDPAAVDPNDVEMLQDLVLAAVREGQARAEQLAQARMEAVTGKLNLPGMPGLF, from the coding sequence ATGGGGATGAACCCCGGCAACATGCAGAAGATGATGAAGCAGGTGCAGAAGCTGCAGCAGGACATGGCCCGGGTGCAGGAGGAACTGCGGCACGAGACGGTGGAGGCCGAGGCCGGGGGCGTGGTGAAGGTGGTTTTCAACGGCCACGGCCAGATTCAGTCCATCACTATCGACCCGGCGGCGGTCGACCCTAACGACGTGGAAATGCTGCAGGACCTGGTTCTGGCCGCGGTCCGGGAGGGCCAGGCCCGGGCGGAGCAGTTGGCCCAGGCGCGCATGGAGGCCGTCACCGGCAAGCTTAACCTGCCCGGGATGCCGGGCCTGTTCTAG
- a CDS encoding protein of unknown function (Evidence 5 : Unknown function), producing MPVGRPLVLWGSTLWIGLLGNSQTPRPPSPGFCSSMC from the coding sequence ATGCCGGTTGGGCGGCCGCTGGTACTCTGGGGCAGCACCCTCTGGATTGGTCTCCTGGGCAACAGCCAGACCCCACGGCCCCCGTCCCCCGGTTTTTGCTCCTCCATGTGCTAG
- a CDS encoding conserved protein of unknown function (Evidence 4 : Unknown function but conserved in other organisms), protein MVEGRVPARIGHLFAERGIGFLKPTYPAAGPGAVPSRSARRQPRYVWRPGRLLALAAVPLALVTVVPAVRLGWDAVLLWHAERAAKAAKADKNFFALEQAVATASGALDSVQGNLRLLFYLKWIPGVAPVYRNLLPLATAGADGTRAAHTVLPSLAPVAAAFGYRTAFSAQAALPDARQKLAVAAADLPAIAGALRAAYPDLQAAQAQLNAVPTQGIPRFLAAREAKVLAPARRYLNLAVQNLPTLMQAAPVVQEILGYPTPQRYLVFFQNSGEMRPTGGFMTAYGILTFDHGAMGRLQAHDIYSLIGAVQYRPPAPAVFTHAFGILHWHIRDANTSPDVPTTVANIYRFYDSIPHVQPVSGVIFTDVWLVDALLKDVGGVTLPPPYNIRLTAANANYEMEYLAEKAHIPGITANTRKAFIGEMFHELLHKVFSARGSRLLAVARTLGEALHRKWVMVYFNNPQAEALVARYNWGGIVDRHTGRADYLQIVDENLMGHKDNYYLNESVSSLVVREPDGRYLETTRVTWVNPAVYNGWMVVPYRALIRLYVPKGSVLMGIYGIDGFLQNHTNPVLNKSVFGGHIDMPDRPSYYDPPARQSMTVTYLLPKGIDPRRFIIQEQPGIKPQQWQITVGSVTRRFTLTHDMTLTFPRPAADQSAP, encoded by the coding sequence GACGCCTGCTGGCACTGGCGGCGGTGCCGCTGGCGCTGGTGACCGTGGTGCCTGCGGTGCGGCTGGGTTGGGACGCGGTGCTGTTGTGGCACGCCGAGCGGGCCGCCAAGGCGGCCAAAGCGGACAAGAACTTCTTTGCCCTGGAACAGGCGGTGGCGACCGCCAGCGGCGCCCTGGATTCGGTCCAGGGCAACCTGCGTCTTCTCTTCTACCTTAAATGGATCCCCGGTGTGGCCCCTGTCTACCGCAACCTGCTGCCCCTGGCGACAGCGGGGGCGGATGGCACCCGGGCCGCTCACACGGTGCTGCCGAGCCTGGCACCGGTGGCGGCTGCGTTCGGTTACCGCACCGCCTTTTCCGCACAGGCCGCCTTACCGGATGCCCGGCAGAAACTGGCGGTGGCTGCTGCTGACCTGCCGGCTATCGCAGGGGCGTTGCGGGCCGCCTACCCCGACCTGCAGGCGGCGCAGGCCCAGCTCAATGCGGTTCCGACCCAGGGAATCCCCCGCTTCCTGGCCGCGCGGGAAGCGAAGGTGCTGGCCCCCGCCCGGCGCTACCTGAACCTGGCGGTGCAAAATCTTCCCACTCTGATGCAGGCGGCTCCGGTTGTGCAGGAGATTTTGGGGTACCCCACCCCGCAGCGGTATCTGGTCTTCTTCCAGAACAGCGGGGAGATGCGGCCCACCGGCGGATTCATGACCGCGTACGGCATCCTGACCTTCGACCATGGGGCGATGGGCCGCCTGCAGGCGCATGACATTTATTCCCTTATCGGAGCGGTGCAGTACCGGCCCCCCGCCCCGGCTGTCTTCACCCATGCCTTCGGCATCCTGCATTGGCACATCCGGGATGCCAACACCTCGCCCGACGTGCCGACCACGGTTGCCAACATTTATCGTTTTTATGACTCTATTCCCCATGTGCAGCCGGTCTCCGGGGTGATCTTCACCGACGTGTGGCTTGTGGACGCCCTCCTCAAGGATGTGGGCGGCGTGACCTTGCCCCCGCCCTATAACATCCGCCTGACGGCCGCCAATGCCAACTATGAAATGGAATACCTGGCGGAAAAGGCCCACATTCCCGGCATTACCGCCAATACCCGGAAGGCGTTTATCGGGGAGATGTTCCATGAGCTGCTGCACAAGGTCTTCAGTGCGCGGGGGTCTCGCCTGCTGGCGGTGGCGCGGACCCTGGGCGAGGCGCTCCACCGCAAGTGGGTCATGGTCTATTTCAACAACCCGCAGGCAGAGGCCCTTGTGGCGCGTTACAACTGGGGCGGCATCGTTGACCGTCACACCGGGCGGGCGGACTACCTGCAAATAGTGGACGAGAACCTGATGGGGCACAAGGACAACTATTATCTCAATGAATCGGTCTCCAGCCTGGTGGTGCGGGAACCAGACGGCCGCTATTTGGAGACGACCCGGGTCACCTGGGTCAATCCGGCAGTATACAACGGATGGATGGTGGTGCCCTATCGGGCTCTCATCCGCCTATATGTGCCCAAGGGCTCCGTGCTGATGGGGATTTACGGCATCGATGGCTTTTTGCAGAACCATACAAATCCGGTGTTGAACAAGAGCGTATTCGGCGGCCATATCGACATGCCGGACCGTCCTTCCTATTACGATCCACCCGCCCGGCAATCGATGACGGTGACCTATCTGTTGCCTAAGGGCATCGACCCCCGTCGTTTTATTATCCAGGAGCAACCCGGCATCAAGCCGCAGCAGTGGCAGATCACGGTGGGGTCAGTGACACGCCGCTTTACCCTTACGCATGATATGACCCTGACCTTTCCCCGCCCGGCTGCGGACCAATCCGCTCCGTAA
- a CDS encoding putative Lysophospholipase (Evidence 3 : Putative function from multiple computational evidences) produces the protein MQLEAELWEDRSPALFVRTFRPEVPEAAMVFIHASMVHSEYYMPWALALAERGTAVWLLDLRGHGRSGGPRGHVGSYREYLDDIRRALGRVRETMPGVPLYLGGESFGALLAFLTAGGPAGGDLQGLALCSPAFRLTMPLSPVLQHTVMAGSRVLPRLRPPRAMGLGEASRDRLLNRLVRTDPLLNRRYTLGFFAELLRAQCEAGRMASRVQLPVLAVLAGQDRITDVGGAREVLARVPARVHTVVYTQAWHSVVAEAPARVVQDFAAFVAHTRRPPWRRTEAALPAGRQGERMP, from the coding sequence ATGCAGCTGGAAGCGGAGCTGTGGGAGGACCGCTCGCCGGCGCTGTTTGTGCGCACCTTCCGGCCTGAGGTCCCGGAGGCGGCGATGGTCTTTATTCACGCCTCCATGGTGCACTCCGAATATTACATGCCCTGGGCCCTGGCACTGGCGGAACGAGGGACGGCCGTCTGGCTGCTGGACCTGCGGGGGCACGGCCGTTCCGGGGGGCCACGGGGTCATGTGGGATCCTACCGCGAGTATCTGGACGACATCCGCCGCGCCTTAGGGCGGGTCCGGGAGACCATGCCCGGTGTGCCCCTTTATCTGGGCGGGGAGAGCTTCGGAGCCCTGTTGGCCTTCCTGACCGCGGGGGGGCCGGCAGGTGGGGACCTGCAGGGCCTGGCCCTGTGCTCGCCGGCCTTCCGTCTTACCATGCCGTTGTCACCCGTCCTGCAGCACACCGTGATGGCCGGGTCCCGGGTCCTGCCCCGCCTGCGGCCGCCGCGGGCCATGGGGCTAGGGGAAGCCAGCCGCGACCGGCTGCTCAACCGGCTGGTGCGCACGGATCCCCTCTTGAACCGCCGCTACACCCTGGGGTTTTTCGCCGAACTACTGCGGGCCCAGTGTGAGGCCGGCCGCATGGCCAGCCGGGTGCAGCTGCCCGTGCTGGCGGTACTGGCAGGCCAGGATCGCATCACCGATGTGGGTGGGGCGCGGGAGGTCCTGGCCCGGGTGCCGGCCCGGGTGCATACGGTGGTATACACCCAGGCCTGGCACTCGGTGGTGGCCGAGGCCCCCGCCCGGGTAGTGCAGGACTTTGCCGCCTTTGTAGCCCATACTCGGCGGCCCCCGTGGCGGCGGACGGAAGCTGCCCTGCCCGCCGGTCGGCAAGGGGAGCGCATGCCCTGA
- the recR gene encoding recA filament-DNA complex stabilisation factor (Evidence 2a : Function from experimental evidences in other organisms; PubMedId : 12065426, 24285298, 24891441; Product type f : factor) has protein sequence MLYPEPIQGLVNELAKLPGVGPKTAQRLAFHLLNRPEGEAEALADAIVKARRRIRYCSVCYNFTDTDPCTICRNPGRDPGLIMVVEQPKDVVAMEKTREFRGRYHVLHGTISPMEGIGPDDLKIRELMDRLQTGTVRELVLATGSSLEGEATALYLARLFKPLGVKVTRIARGIPMGGDLDYTDEATLLKAFEGRQEL, from the coding sequence ATGTTGTACCCCGAGCCCATCCAGGGCCTGGTGAACGAGCTGGCCAAACTGCCCGGCGTGGGGCCGAAGACCGCCCAACGTCTGGCGTTTCACCTGCTGAACCGGCCGGAAGGGGAGGCGGAGGCCCTGGCGGACGCCATCGTCAAGGCCCGGCGGCGCATCCGCTATTGTTCGGTCTGCTATAACTTCACCGATACCGACCCCTGTACCATCTGCCGCAACCCGGGGCGGGATCCCGGCCTCATTATGGTGGTCGAGCAGCCTAAGGACGTCGTCGCGATGGAGAAGACGCGGGAGTTCCGGGGCCGTTATCATGTGCTGCACGGGACCATCTCCCCTATGGAAGGCATCGGGCCGGACGACCTCAAGATCCGGGAACTGATGGACCGCCTGCAAACCGGCACCGTGCGGGAACTGGTGCTGGCGACCGGTTCCAGCCTGGAGGGGGAGGCCACTGCCCTCTATCTGGCCCGCCTTTTTAAGCCGCTGGGCGTGAAGGTGACCCGTATCGCCCGCGGCATCCCGATGGGCGGGGACCTCGACTACACCGACGAAGCGACCTTGCTGAAGGCCTTTGAAGGCCGCCAGGAACTCTAG